The Leptolyngbya sp. CCY15150 genome contains a region encoding:
- the clpP gene encoding ATP-dependent Clp endopeptidase proteolytic subunit ClpP — protein sequence MLVSQFVGHSVDNIHRSSDLTSTGFSPVGVSGVVPMVVEQSGRGERAFDIYSRLLRERIVFLGTPVDDAVADSIVAQLLYLDAEDPERDVQLYINSPGGSVTAGMAIYDTMQQIRPDVVTICFGLAASMGAFLLSGGTKGKRLSLPSSRIMIHQPLGGAQGQAVDIEIQAREILYHKRKLNELIALHTGQPIERIEDDTERDFYMSAEEAKGYGLIDEVISRQDLLASGTTITAVN from the coding sequence ATGCTGGTATCTCAGTTCGTGGGTCATAGTGTTGACAATATACACCGCTCCTCAGACCTCACCTCCACAGGGTTCTCACCCGTTGGGGTTAGCGGGGTGGTGCCGATGGTGGTCGAACAATCAGGGCGGGGAGAACGAGCATTTGACATCTACTCTCGCCTATTGCGGGAACGCATCGTCTTTCTGGGCACACCGGTAGACGACGCTGTAGCCGACTCGATTGTGGCACAACTGCTCTATCTTGACGCGGAAGATCCAGAGCGAGATGTACAGCTCTACATCAACTCTCCCGGTGGTTCTGTGACGGCAGGGATGGCCATCTACGACACCATGCAGCAAATTCGTCCAGATGTTGTAACGATTTGTTTTGGGCTGGCCGCCAGCATGGGTGCATTTCTGTTATCCGGTGGAACCAAGGGGAAGCGCCTTTCGTTGCCCAGCTCTCGCATCATGATTCACCAACCGTTGGGTGGAGCCCAAGGGCAAGCGGTAGACATTGAGATCCAAGCTCGGGAGATCTTGTACCATAAGCGCAAGCTCAACGAACTCATTGCGCTGCATACCGGGCAGCCCATCGAGCGCATTGAAGACGATACTGAGCGCGACTTTTACATGTCTGCGGAAGAGGCAAAAGGCTATGGACTGATTGATGAAGTCATTTCTCGTCAGGATCTCCTGGCCTCAGGAACCACCATCACTGCTGTGAACTAA
- a CDS encoding aspartate-semialdehyde dehydrogenase, protein MPQSYRVAILGATGAVGTELIELLDQRQFPLSELRLLASPRSAGSHLSFRGEDLLVQAVGDRSFEGIDIVLASAGASTTKAWASQAIAAGAVVIDNSSAFRMDPQVPLVVPEVNPEAAAQHQGLIANPNCTTILMAVALWPLHQVKPLCRVVAATYQSASGAGARAMEEVKQQAQAILNGETPPTEFFPYPLAFNLFPHNSPLSDDGYCQEELKMVNETRKIFGVPELRITATCVRVPVLRAHSEALNLEFAEPFPVDQARSLLAKAPGVKLVEDWSANYFPMPIDASGQDDVLVGRIRQDLSHPHGLELWICGDQIRKGAALNAVQIAELLVERGWVRSPASPSELLKSSSR, encoded by the coding sequence TTGCCTCAATCCTATCGAGTTGCCATTTTAGGCGCGACCGGAGCGGTGGGTACCGAGCTCATCGAGCTATTAGACCAGCGTCAGTTTCCTCTATCTGAGCTACGGCTCTTGGCTTCGCCTCGGTCGGCGGGCAGTCACCTTTCGTTTCGAGGGGAAGACCTTCTGGTGCAAGCAGTGGGCGATCGCTCCTTTGAGGGCATTGATATCGTCCTAGCGTCAGCCGGAGCCTCGACCACTAAAGCATGGGCTAGTCAAGCGATCGCAGCGGGAGCTGTGGTCATTGATAATTCCAGCGCCTTTCGCATGGATCCCCAGGTGCCCCTAGTGGTGCCGGAGGTGAATCCCGAAGCGGCAGCGCAGCACCAAGGGCTGATTGCCAACCCCAACTGCACCACAATTTTGATGGCGGTCGCTCTCTGGCCCCTGCATCAAGTCAAACCCCTTTGCCGAGTTGTGGCCGCTACCTACCAGTCTGCCAGTGGCGCAGGGGCGCGGGCGATGGAGGAAGTGAAGCAGCAGGCCCAAGCGATTCTCAATGGGGAAACGCCGCCTACGGAGTTTTTCCCCTATCCCCTGGCCTTCAATCTCTTTCCCCACAATTCGCCGTTGAGCGATGATGGCTATTGCCAGGAAGAGCTGAAAATGGTGAACGAAACGCGGAAAATCTTTGGGGTGCCAGAGTTGCGGATTACCGCCACCTGTGTGCGGGTGCCGGTGCTGCGAGCCCACTCGGAAGCGCTCAACCTAGAATTTGCAGAACCCTTCCCTGTTGATCAAGCGCGATCGCTGCTGGCTAAGGCTCCTGGGGTTAAGCTGGTGGAAGACTGGTCAGCCAACTATTTCCCCATGCCCATAGATGCTAGCGGTCAGGATGACGTACTGGTGGGGCGGATTCGCCAAGACCTCTCCCATCCCCATGGGTTAGAATTATGGATCTGCGGCGATCAAATTCGCAAAGGGGCGGCTTTGAATGCGGTTCAGATTGCTGAATTGCTGGTGGAGCGTGGCTGGGTGCGATCGCCCGCTTCTCCGAGTGAACTGCTGAAGTCGTCCTCCCGCTAA
- the dapA gene encoding 4-hydroxy-tetrahydrodipicolinate synthase has translation MIEFGRVLTAMVTPFQSDGSVDYAVAEALAAHLVDHGSDALVVCGTTGESPTLTWDEEFQLFQVIQRAVAGKAKVIAGTGSNSTKEAIAATCQAAKLGLDGSLQVVPYYNKPPQEGLYQHFQAIAQAAPEMSMMLYNIPGRTGQNLLPETVARLAEIPNIVAIKEASGSLDQVSQVRRLTPPEFSIYSGDDSLTLPLLSVGGTGVVSVASHLVGDRLQAMIQQFEQGQIQSATQLHLDLFPLFKALFLATNPIPVKAALTLQGWQVGTPRLPLTEPSESVIEALQATMRPLGLLSA, from the coding sequence GTGATAGAGTTTGGACGAGTGTTGACGGCAATGGTAACGCCGTTTCAATCCGATGGCAGTGTAGACTATGCAGTAGCTGAGGCTTTAGCTGCCCATCTCGTCGATCATGGGTCAGATGCCCTGGTCGTCTGTGGTACAACGGGTGAATCGCCCACTCTGACGTGGGACGAAGAGTTTCAACTGTTTCAGGTGATTCAGCGAGCTGTGGCCGGAAAAGCCAAGGTTATTGCTGGAACAGGATCAAACTCCACCAAGGAAGCGATCGCAGCTACCTGTCAAGCTGCTAAACTAGGGTTGGATGGCTCTTTGCAGGTTGTGCCCTATTACAACAAGCCGCCTCAAGAGGGCCTGTATCAACATTTCCAAGCGATCGCTCAAGCGGCTCCAGAGATGTCGATGATGCTCTACAACATCCCAGGGCGCACCGGACAAAATCTGCTTCCGGAGACCGTGGCTCGCTTAGCGGAAATCCCCAATATTGTGGCCATAAAGGAAGCCAGTGGTAGCCTTGATCAAGTTAGCCAAGTGCGACGGCTAACCCCGCCAGAGTTCAGCATATACTCTGGAGATGATTCCCTAACCTTGCCTTTGCTTTCCGTAGGTGGTACCGGCGTCGTCAGTGTAGCCAGCCATTTAGTAGGCGATCGCCTTCAGGCTATGATCCAACAGTTTGAGCAAGGACAGATTCAGTCTGCCACTCAACTTCATCTAGACCTGTTTCCACTTTTCAAAGCGCTTTTCCTCGCCACGAATCCCATCCCGGTCAAAGCGGCACTCACGCTTCAAGGTTGGCAGGTTGGAACACCTCGTCTGCCCCTGACTGAGCCATCAGAGTCGGTGATTGAAGCTCTCCAGGCAACGATGCGCCCCCTAGGGTTGCTGTCTGCCTAA
- a CDS encoding ribonuclease J — protein sequence MSQNNSQALKIIPLGGLHEIGKNTCVFEINDEILLLDAGLAFPTDGMHGVNIVLPDMTYLRENRHKIKGMIVTHGHEDHIGGIAFHLKQIDIPVIYGPRLALALLEGKLQEAGVANQTELRTVRPRDMVRIGKSFLVEYIRNTHSMADSFTVAIHTPLGVVIHTGDFKVDYTPVDGEHFDFQRLAEHGEKGVLCLMSDSTNSEVPGATPSERSVFPNLDRVFGQAEGRLLVTTFASSVHRVNMILELAKKHKRVVSVVGRSMLNVIAHARNLGYVKCEDDLFVPLKGLNKYPDENVLILTTGSQGEPMAALTRIANQEHRQVKIRTGDTVVFSANPIPGNTIAVVNTIDKLMIQGAKVVYGKGEGIHVSGHGAQEDQKLMLALTRPKFFLPVHGEHRMLVKHSKTAQSMGVPAENMVIINNGDIVELTTDSLQVAGKVPSGIELVDASRSGVVHQRVLEDRQQLAEDGMVTVAAAIGWDGKLLARPEIHIRGVVSTAEPSRLEDLARDTIQSLLSDRWSNFIHTFEKNETDVDWTKLQAQIEVELRRLLRREMRSNPMLVFLMQTPVEEEAKPKAKRTVAKKPEPETKTKTEEAKTPAQQPIKTSTPSRRQRSTAKVAS from the coding sequence ATGAGTCAAAACAATTCCCAAGCACTAAAAATCATCCCCCTTGGTGGTTTGCATGAAATTGGCAAAAATACCTGTGTTTTCGAAATCAACGACGAAATTTTGTTGCTTGATGCAGGTCTAGCATTTCCCACCGATGGGATGCATGGTGTCAATATTGTGCTGCCAGATATGACCTATCTGCGCGAAAATCGGCACAAAATCAAGGGCATGATTGTCACCCATGGTCATGAAGACCACATCGGCGGCATTGCGTTTCACCTCAAGCAAATTGATATTCCGGTGATCTATGGCCCACGCTTAGCCCTAGCCTTGCTGGAAGGCAAGCTGCAGGAAGCTGGAGTTGCCAATCAAACCGAACTGCGGACGGTGCGTCCTAGGGATATGGTGCGCATTGGTAAGTCGTTCTTGGTGGAATATATTCGCAACACCCACTCCATGGCCGACAGTTTCACTGTGGCTATTCATACTCCCCTTGGCGTGGTGATTCACACCGGAGACTTCAAGGTTGACTACACCCCCGTAGATGGGGAACACTTTGACTTCCAACGCTTAGCCGAACATGGCGAAAAAGGCGTGCTCTGTTTGATGAGCGATTCCACCAACTCCGAAGTGCCGGGAGCAACGCCATCGGAGCGATCGGTTTTCCCTAACCTTGACCGCGTTTTTGGGCAAGCAGAAGGACGCCTACTGGTGACCACCTTTGCCTCATCGGTTCATCGAGTCAATATGATTCTGGAACTGGCGAAGAAGCATAAACGTGTGGTGTCAGTGGTGGGGCGATCGATGCTCAATGTGATTGCCCATGCTCGCAACCTTGGCTATGTCAAATGTGAGGATGATTTGTTTGTGCCCCTGAAAGGTCTTAACAAGTATCCCGACGAAAATGTGTTGATTCTGACCACGGGCTCTCAAGGTGAACCCATGGCAGCCCTGACCCGCATTGCTAACCAAGAGCATCGTCAGGTGAAAATCCGCACGGGTGATACGGTAGTATTCTCTGCCAACCCCATTCCAGGCAACACCATTGCTGTGGTCAACACCATCGATAAACTGATGATTCAGGGCGCGAAGGTGGTTTATGGCAAAGGTGAAGGTATCCACGTCTCTGGCCATGGTGCCCAAGAAGATCAAAAACTGATGCTGGCGCTGACCCGTCCTAAGTTTTTCCTACCGGTGCATGGTGAGCATCGCATGTTGGTGAAGCATAGTAAGACGGCTCAAAGCATGGGTGTTCCGGCAGAAAATATGGTGATTATTAACAATGGCGACATTGTTGAACTGACCACCGATAGCCTGCAGGTAGCTGGAAAAGTGCCATCGGGCATTGAACTGGTTGATGCATCCCGCAGTGGTGTGGTACATCAACGGGTGCTGGAAGACCGGCAACAGCTTGCTGAAGACGGCATGGTGACGGTGGCAGCGGCGATTGGCTGGGATGGAAAACTTCTGGCTCGCCCCGAAATTCATATTCGTGGTGTGGTGTCTACCGCTGAACCCTCTCGGTTGGAAGATCTGGCGCGGGATACGATTCAGTCTCTATTGAGCGATCGCTGGAGTAATTTCATTCATACCTTTGAGAAGAATGAAACCGATGTTGATTGGACAAAACTCCAGGCCCAGATTGAGGTAGAACTACGGCGCTTGTTGCGTCGTGAAATGCGTAGCAATCCTATGCTGGTCTTCTTGATGCAAACGCCGGTTGAAGAAGAGGCTAAGCCGAAGGCCAAGCGGACTGTGGCTAAAAAGCCAGAGCCGGAAACCAAAACCAAGACTGAAGAAGCTAAAACCCCAGCCCAGCAGCCGATTAAGACTTCTACACCGTCTAGACGGCAGCGCTCAACGGCTAAGGTGGCGTCCTGA